In Lacerta agilis isolate rLacAgi1 chromosome 8, rLacAgi1.pri, whole genome shotgun sequence, one genomic interval encodes:
- the SPIRE2 gene encoding protein spire homolog 2 isoform X3 has protein sequence MEQSVGCPAAPLLWQPARLAGGADDGAAAMARAAAGAAAAAGTEGGGGGSGARAAVAASEERPSGEPAELSLEEVLKSYEQPINEEQAWAVCFQCCRGLLQPGPVEEGAPEEEARRWGPAGRIRDTADIRLHRDGAVSACGEYGVAELPLTLTPSAEAQMVQSLGFAIYRALDWGLDENEERELSPELERLIDLMANSDSEDSGCATADEGYGGQEEEEEAVAEGTLRAVCTFNQAMRLCAMRLTQPQEAEAHYQAVCRALFLETVELKAFLAKIRDAKEMLTKLKDEDEKLKDRSAADLDNLKNTDWARLWVQLMRELRNGVKLKKVQEKQFNPLPTEYQLTPFEMLMQDIRARNYKLRKVMVDGDIPPKVKKDAHELILDFIRSRPPLRQASERRLRPIPQKQRTLHEKILEEIKQERKLRPVASRHQNQKGFGSLPCILNACSSNVTSTSCINLSDVSDANALPQRQRPRVLLKAPTLAEMEEMLTSEEEDSPSSEAVQEPGPLMPLKRDRSFSEQDLAQFQSESGGGQPDSEYLGPSGSEPRPRSGSVPASYQQVPCGASPFPPKHGVLSSVDEKSEAGSSTAPDVNLKYLWLQEFSHPVESLALTVEEMINVRRVLVKAEMEKFLQSKELYSSLKKGKVCCCCKTKFALFSWPPTCLFCKRSVCNSCSLKIKMPSKKLAHIPVYALGFETLPGSLGTKAPPFRRREAFHSLQGTRWRSVEEEFPYIYAHGSVLKDVCSDCSGFVTDVVSSSRKSMDILNTTPCRSRKTQSLYIPSS, from the exons gctgcccagcagcgccgctgTTATGGCAACCAGCCCGCCTCGCCGGAGGAGCCGATGATGGAGCAGCGGCCATGGCCCGAGcggcggcaggagcagcagcggcggcgggaaCCGAGGGCGGCGGCGGTGGTAGCGGCGCACGGGCCGCGGTGGCGGCGTCCGAGGAGCGGCCGTCGGGGGAGCCGGCGGAGCTGTCCCTGGAGGAGGTGCTGAAGTCGTACGAGCAGCCCATCAACGAGGAGCAGGCCTGGGCCGTGTGCTTCCAGTGCTGCCGCGGGCTCCTGCAGCCCGGCCCCGTCGAGGAAGGCGCGCCCGAGGAGGAGGCGCGCCGCTGGGGGCCCGCCGGGCGCATCCGCGACACCGCCGACATCCGCCTGCACCGGGACGGCGCCGTCTCCGCCTGCGGCGAGTACGGCGTGGCCG AGCTCCCATTGACCTTGACGCCCTCTGCTGAAGCACAG ATGGTGCAGTCTCTCGGCTTTGCGATCTACCGAGCACTGGACTGGGGTCTGGATGAGAATGAGGAACGAGAGCTCAGCCCTGAACTGGAGAGGCTTATTGACTTGATGGCCAACAGCGATTCAGAGGACAGTGGCTGTGCCACGGCGGACGAAGGCTATggcgggcaggaggaggaagaggaggctgtGGCGGAGGGCACCCTGAGGGCCGTGTGCACCTTCAACCAAGCCATGCGGCTATGTGCTATGCGCCTCACCCAGCCCCAGGAAGCTGAGGCCCACTACCAGGCTGTATGCAGAGCCCTCTTCCTGGAAACGGTTGAACTGAAGGCTTTTCTGGCCAAGATTCGCGATGCCAAGGAG ATGCTGACGAAGCTGAAGGATGAGGACGAGAAGCTGAAGGACCGATCAGCTGCAGATCTAGACAACCTGAAGAACACAGACTGG GCTCGGCTGTGGGTCCAGCTAATGAGGGAGCTCCGCAATGGAGTCAAGCTCAAGAAGGTCCAGGAGAAGCAATTCAACCCCTTGCCCACTGAGTACCAGCTGACGCCCTTCGAGATGCTGATGCAGGACATCCGGGCCCGCAACTATAAGCTCCGCAAGGTCATG GTGGACGGCGACATTCCTCCCAAGGTGAAGAAGGATGCGCATGAGCTTATCCTTGACTTCATAAGATCTCGGCCGCCCCTGAGACAG GCTTCAGAACGGAGGCTGCGCCCCATTCCTCAGAAACAGAGGACGCTCCATGAGAAAATCCTGGAGGAGATCAAGCAGGAAAGGAAGCTCCGACCTGTGGCATCACGGCACCAGAACCAGAAAG ggTTTGGCTCCCTCCCCTGCATCCTGAATGCCTGCTCCAGCAATGTGACCTCAACTTCCTGCATCAACCTCTCAGATGTCTCCGACGCCAATGCCCTGCCCCAGCGCCAGAGGCCTAGGGTCTTGCTGAAGGCTCCTACGCTGGCAGAGATGGAGGAGATGTTGACGTCGGAG GAAGAAGACTCTCCAAGCTCTGAGGCTGTACAGGAACCAGGTCCACTGATGCCCCTGAAGCGTGACCGCTCCTTCTCGGAGCAAGACTTGGCCCAGTTTCAAAGTGAAAGCGGTGGTGGCCAGCCTGACTCAGAGTATTTGGGACCTAGTGGGTCTGAACCGAGACCCCGCTCAG GTTCGGTTCCAGCCAGCTACCAGCAGGTTCCCTGTGGTGCCAGTCCTTTCCCCCCCAAGCATGGCGTCCTCAGCTCTGTGGACGAGAAGTCAGAGGCTGGTTCCAGTACTGCCCCAGATGTCAACTTGAAATATTTGTGGCTG caGGAGTTCAGCCACCCTGTGGAGAGCCTGGCACTCACTGTGGAAGAGATGATCAATGTGCGGCGGGTGTTGGtgaaagcagagatggagaagTTCTTGCAGAGCAAGGAGCTGTACAGCAGCCTGAAGAAAGGGAAG gtctgctgctgctgcaaaaccaAGTTTGCTCTATTTTCCTGGCCCCCGACCTGCCTGTTCTGCAAGAG GTCTGTCTGCAACTCCTGCAGTCTAAAG ATCAAGATGCCTTCAAAGAAGCTTGCCCATATCCCTGTCTATGCCCTGGGCTTTGAGACCCTGCCAGGCTCGTTGGGTACAAAGGCACCTCCATTCCGGAGGAGGGAGGCTTTCCA CTCCTTGCAGGGCACGCGCTGGCGCAGCGTGGAGGAAGAATTCCCGTACATCTATGCGCATGGCTCTGTGCTCAAGGATGTTTGCAGCGACTGTTCCGGATTCGTCACGGATGTCGTCAGCTCCAGCCGCAAGAGCATGGACATCCTGAACACCACCCCATGCAGGAGCCGCAAGACCCAGTCCCTTTACATCCCTTCCAGTTAA
- the SPIRE2 gene encoding protein spire homolog 2 isoform X2 — MLEGCPAAPLLWQPARLAGGADDGAAAMARAAAGAAAAAGTEGGGGGSGARAAVAASEERPSGEPAELSLEEVLKSYEQPINEEQAWAVCFQCCRGLLQPGPVEEGAPEEEARRWGPAGRIRDTADIRLHRDGAVSACGEYGVAELPLTLTPSAEAQMVQSLGFAIYRALDWGLDENEERELSPELERLIDLMANSDSEDSGCATADEGYGGQEEEEEAVAEGTLRAVCTFNQAMRLCAMRLTQPQEAEAHYQAVCRALFLETVELKAFLAKIRDAKEMLTKLKDEDEKLKDRSAADLDNLKNTDWARLWVQLMRELRNGVKLKKVQEKQFNPLPTEYQLTPFEMLMQDIRARNYKLRKVMVDGDIPPKVKKDAHELILDFIRSRPPLRQASERRLRPIPQKQRTLHEKILEEIKQERKLRPVASRHQNQKGFGSLPCILNACSSNVTSTSCINLSDVSDANALPQRQRPRVLLKAPTLAEMEEMLTSEEEDSPSSEAVQEPGPLMPLKRDRSFSEQDLAQFQSESGGGQPDSEYLGPSGSEPRPRSGTESPAWTSMENTGSVPASYQQVPCGASPFPPKHGVLSSVDEKSEAGSSTAPDVNLKYLWLQEFSHPVESLALTVEEMINVRRVLVKAEMEKFLQSKELYSSLKKGKVCCCCKTKFALFSWPPTCLFCKRSVCNSCSLKIKMPSKKLAHIPVYALGFETLPGSLGTKAPPFRRREAFHSLQGTRWRSVEEEFPYIYAHGSVLKDVCSDCSGFVTDVVSSSRKSMDILNTTPCRSRKTQSLYIPSS; from the exons gctgcccagcagcgccgctgTTATGGCAACCAGCCCGCCTCGCCGGAGGAGCCGATGATGGAGCAGCGGCCATGGCCCGAGcggcggcaggagcagcagcggcggcgggaaCCGAGGGCGGCGGCGGTGGTAGCGGCGCACGGGCCGCGGTGGCGGCGTCCGAGGAGCGGCCGTCGGGGGAGCCGGCGGAGCTGTCCCTGGAGGAGGTGCTGAAGTCGTACGAGCAGCCCATCAACGAGGAGCAGGCCTGGGCCGTGTGCTTCCAGTGCTGCCGCGGGCTCCTGCAGCCCGGCCCCGTCGAGGAAGGCGCGCCCGAGGAGGAGGCGCGCCGCTGGGGGCCCGCCGGGCGCATCCGCGACACCGCCGACATCCGCCTGCACCGGGACGGCGCCGTCTCCGCCTGCGGCGAGTACGGCGTGGCCG AGCTCCCATTGACCTTGACGCCCTCTGCTGAAGCACAG ATGGTGCAGTCTCTCGGCTTTGCGATCTACCGAGCACTGGACTGGGGTCTGGATGAGAATGAGGAACGAGAGCTCAGCCCTGAACTGGAGAGGCTTATTGACTTGATGGCCAACAGCGATTCAGAGGACAGTGGCTGTGCCACGGCGGACGAAGGCTATggcgggcaggaggaggaagaggaggctgtGGCGGAGGGCACCCTGAGGGCCGTGTGCACCTTCAACCAAGCCATGCGGCTATGTGCTATGCGCCTCACCCAGCCCCAGGAAGCTGAGGCCCACTACCAGGCTGTATGCAGAGCCCTCTTCCTGGAAACGGTTGAACTGAAGGCTTTTCTGGCCAAGATTCGCGATGCCAAGGAG ATGCTGACGAAGCTGAAGGATGAGGACGAGAAGCTGAAGGACCGATCAGCTGCAGATCTAGACAACCTGAAGAACACAGACTGG GCTCGGCTGTGGGTCCAGCTAATGAGGGAGCTCCGCAATGGAGTCAAGCTCAAGAAGGTCCAGGAGAAGCAATTCAACCCCTTGCCCACTGAGTACCAGCTGACGCCCTTCGAGATGCTGATGCAGGACATCCGGGCCCGCAACTATAAGCTCCGCAAGGTCATG GTGGACGGCGACATTCCTCCCAAGGTGAAGAAGGATGCGCATGAGCTTATCCTTGACTTCATAAGATCTCGGCCGCCCCTGAGACAG GCTTCAGAACGGAGGCTGCGCCCCATTCCTCAGAAACAGAGGACGCTCCATGAGAAAATCCTGGAGGAGATCAAGCAGGAAAGGAAGCTCCGACCTGTGGCATCACGGCACCAGAACCAGAAAG ggTTTGGCTCCCTCCCCTGCATCCTGAATGCCTGCTCCAGCAATGTGACCTCAACTTCCTGCATCAACCTCTCAGATGTCTCCGACGCCAATGCCCTGCCCCAGCGCCAGAGGCCTAGGGTCTTGCTGAAGGCTCCTACGCTGGCAGAGATGGAGGAGATGTTGACGTCGGAG GAAGAAGACTCTCCAAGCTCTGAGGCTGTACAGGAACCAGGTCCACTGATGCCCCTGAAGCGTGACCGCTCCTTCTCGGAGCAAGACTTGGCCCAGTTTCAAAGTGAAAGCGGTGGTGGCCAGCCTGACTCAGAGTATTTGGGACCTAGTGGGTCTGAACCGAGACCCCGCTCAGGTACCGAGAGCCCTGCATGGACCAGCATGGAAAATACGG GTTCGGTTCCAGCCAGCTACCAGCAGGTTCCCTGTGGTGCCAGTCCTTTCCCCCCCAAGCATGGCGTCCTCAGCTCTGTGGACGAGAAGTCAGAGGCTGGTTCCAGTACTGCCCCAGATGTCAACTTGAAATATTTGTGGCTG caGGAGTTCAGCCACCCTGTGGAGAGCCTGGCACTCACTGTGGAAGAGATGATCAATGTGCGGCGGGTGTTGGtgaaagcagagatggagaagTTCTTGCAGAGCAAGGAGCTGTACAGCAGCCTGAAGAAAGGGAAG gtctgctgctgctgcaaaaccaAGTTTGCTCTATTTTCCTGGCCCCCGACCTGCCTGTTCTGCAAGAG GTCTGTCTGCAACTCCTGCAGTCTAAAG ATCAAGATGCCTTCAAAGAAGCTTGCCCATATCCCTGTCTATGCCCTGGGCTTTGAGACCCTGCCAGGCTCGTTGGGTACAAAGGCACCTCCATTCCGGAGGAGGGAGGCTTTCCA CTCCTTGCAGGGCACGCGCTGGCGCAGCGTGGAGGAAGAATTCCCGTACATCTATGCGCATGGCTCTGTGCTCAAGGATGTTTGCAGCGACTGTTCCGGATTCGTCACGGATGTCGTCAGCTCCAGCCGCAAGAGCATGGACATCCTGAACACCACCCCATGCAGGAGCCGCAAGACCCAGTCCCTTTACATCCCTTCCAGTTAA
- the SPIRE2 gene encoding protein spire homolog 2 isoform X1, with protein MEQSVGCPAAPLLWQPARLAGGADDGAAAMARAAAGAAAAAGTEGGGGGSGARAAVAASEERPSGEPAELSLEEVLKSYEQPINEEQAWAVCFQCCRGLLQPGPVEEGAPEEEARRWGPAGRIRDTADIRLHRDGAVSACGEYGVAELPLTLTPSAEAQMVQSLGFAIYRALDWGLDENEERELSPELERLIDLMANSDSEDSGCATADEGYGGQEEEEEAVAEGTLRAVCTFNQAMRLCAMRLTQPQEAEAHYQAVCRALFLETVELKAFLAKIRDAKEMLTKLKDEDEKLKDRSAADLDNLKNTDWARLWVQLMRELRNGVKLKKVQEKQFNPLPTEYQLTPFEMLMQDIRARNYKLRKVMVDGDIPPKVKKDAHELILDFIRSRPPLRQASERRLRPIPQKQRTLHEKILEEIKQERKLRPVASRHQNQKGFGSLPCILNACSSNVTSTSCINLSDVSDANALPQRQRPRVLLKAPTLAEMEEMLTSEEEDSPSSEAVQEPGPLMPLKRDRSFSEQDLAQFQSESGGGQPDSEYLGPSGSEPRPRSGTESPAWTSMENTGSVPASYQQVPCGASPFPPKHGVLSSVDEKSEAGSSTAPDVNLKYLWLQEFSHPVESLALTVEEMINVRRVLVKAEMEKFLQSKELYSSLKKGKVCCCCKTKFALFSWPPTCLFCKRSVCNSCSLKIKMPSKKLAHIPVYALGFETLPGSLGTKAPPFRRREAFHSLQGTRWRSVEEEFPYIYAHGSVLKDVCSDCSGFVTDVVSSSRKSMDILNTTPCRSRKTQSLYIPSS; from the exons gctgcccagcagcgccgctgTTATGGCAACCAGCCCGCCTCGCCGGAGGAGCCGATGATGGAGCAGCGGCCATGGCCCGAGcggcggcaggagcagcagcggcggcgggaaCCGAGGGCGGCGGCGGTGGTAGCGGCGCACGGGCCGCGGTGGCGGCGTCCGAGGAGCGGCCGTCGGGGGAGCCGGCGGAGCTGTCCCTGGAGGAGGTGCTGAAGTCGTACGAGCAGCCCATCAACGAGGAGCAGGCCTGGGCCGTGTGCTTCCAGTGCTGCCGCGGGCTCCTGCAGCCCGGCCCCGTCGAGGAAGGCGCGCCCGAGGAGGAGGCGCGCCGCTGGGGGCCCGCCGGGCGCATCCGCGACACCGCCGACATCCGCCTGCACCGGGACGGCGCCGTCTCCGCCTGCGGCGAGTACGGCGTGGCCG AGCTCCCATTGACCTTGACGCCCTCTGCTGAAGCACAG ATGGTGCAGTCTCTCGGCTTTGCGATCTACCGAGCACTGGACTGGGGTCTGGATGAGAATGAGGAACGAGAGCTCAGCCCTGAACTGGAGAGGCTTATTGACTTGATGGCCAACAGCGATTCAGAGGACAGTGGCTGTGCCACGGCGGACGAAGGCTATggcgggcaggaggaggaagaggaggctgtGGCGGAGGGCACCCTGAGGGCCGTGTGCACCTTCAACCAAGCCATGCGGCTATGTGCTATGCGCCTCACCCAGCCCCAGGAAGCTGAGGCCCACTACCAGGCTGTATGCAGAGCCCTCTTCCTGGAAACGGTTGAACTGAAGGCTTTTCTGGCCAAGATTCGCGATGCCAAGGAG ATGCTGACGAAGCTGAAGGATGAGGACGAGAAGCTGAAGGACCGATCAGCTGCAGATCTAGACAACCTGAAGAACACAGACTGG GCTCGGCTGTGGGTCCAGCTAATGAGGGAGCTCCGCAATGGAGTCAAGCTCAAGAAGGTCCAGGAGAAGCAATTCAACCCCTTGCCCACTGAGTACCAGCTGACGCCCTTCGAGATGCTGATGCAGGACATCCGGGCCCGCAACTATAAGCTCCGCAAGGTCATG GTGGACGGCGACATTCCTCCCAAGGTGAAGAAGGATGCGCATGAGCTTATCCTTGACTTCATAAGATCTCGGCCGCCCCTGAGACAG GCTTCAGAACGGAGGCTGCGCCCCATTCCTCAGAAACAGAGGACGCTCCATGAGAAAATCCTGGAGGAGATCAAGCAGGAAAGGAAGCTCCGACCTGTGGCATCACGGCACCAGAACCAGAAAG ggTTTGGCTCCCTCCCCTGCATCCTGAATGCCTGCTCCAGCAATGTGACCTCAACTTCCTGCATCAACCTCTCAGATGTCTCCGACGCCAATGCCCTGCCCCAGCGCCAGAGGCCTAGGGTCTTGCTGAAGGCTCCTACGCTGGCAGAGATGGAGGAGATGTTGACGTCGGAG GAAGAAGACTCTCCAAGCTCTGAGGCTGTACAGGAACCAGGTCCACTGATGCCCCTGAAGCGTGACCGCTCCTTCTCGGAGCAAGACTTGGCCCAGTTTCAAAGTGAAAGCGGTGGTGGCCAGCCTGACTCAGAGTATTTGGGACCTAGTGGGTCTGAACCGAGACCCCGCTCAGGTACCGAGAGCCCTGCATGGACCAGCATGGAAAATACGG GTTCGGTTCCAGCCAGCTACCAGCAGGTTCCCTGTGGTGCCAGTCCTTTCCCCCCCAAGCATGGCGTCCTCAGCTCTGTGGACGAGAAGTCAGAGGCTGGTTCCAGTACTGCCCCAGATGTCAACTTGAAATATTTGTGGCTG caGGAGTTCAGCCACCCTGTGGAGAGCCTGGCACTCACTGTGGAAGAGATGATCAATGTGCGGCGGGTGTTGGtgaaagcagagatggagaagTTCTTGCAGAGCAAGGAGCTGTACAGCAGCCTGAAGAAAGGGAAG gtctgctgctgctgcaaaaccaAGTTTGCTCTATTTTCCTGGCCCCCGACCTGCCTGTTCTGCAAGAG GTCTGTCTGCAACTCCTGCAGTCTAAAG ATCAAGATGCCTTCAAAGAAGCTTGCCCATATCCCTGTCTATGCCCTGGGCTTTGAGACCCTGCCAGGCTCGTTGGGTACAAAGGCACCTCCATTCCGGAGGAGGGAGGCTTTCCA CTCCTTGCAGGGCACGCGCTGGCGCAGCGTGGAGGAAGAATTCCCGTACATCTATGCGCATGGCTCTGTGCTCAAGGATGTTTGCAGCGACTGTTCCGGATTCGTCACGGATGTCGTCAGCTCCAGCCGCAAGAGCATGGACATCCTGAACACCACCCCATGCAGGAGCCGCAAGACCCAGTCCCTTTACATCCCTTCCAGTTAA